TCCCCGGCCGCGCCCGAACGGTTGGCGCCCTGCCCGATCTTGCCGTTGCCCGCCCGCGCGTGCGGACGGAAGTGGAAGTCGAGCAGCGTGTGCACGTTGGGATCGACGATCAGCAGCACATCACCGCCGTTGCCGCCGTTGCCGCCGTCGGGGCCGCCGAGCGGCTTGAACTTCTCACGGTGCACCGAGGCGCAGCCGTTCCCACCGTTGCCGGCGGCCAGATGGATCACCGCGCGGTCGACGAACCGGGACGCCATTGCCTGCCCTCTCCAGAAAAACTGTTGTGTCTACATGCGAACGGGCGGTGTGGTCCGCGTATTCCGCAGACCACACCGCCCGGTGGTTTTCGCTCGGTCTGGGGCTCAGGCCTCGACCGGCACGATGTTGACCGTCTTGCGGCCACGCTTGGAGCCGAACTCGACCGAGCCGGACTCCAGCGCGAACAGGGTGTCGTCACCGCCGCGACCGACGTTCACGCCCGGGTGGAACTTGGTGCCGCGCTGGCGGATCAGGATCTCGCCCGCCTTCACGACCTGGCCACCGAACCGCTTGACGCCGAGGTACTGCGGGTTCGAGTCACGACCGTTGCGGGAGCTGGACGCGCCCTTCTTGTGTGCCATGGCTGCCTGAACCCCTTACTTGGTGATGCCGGTGACTTCGAGGCGGGTCAGCTTCTGCCGGTGACCCTGCCGCTTGTGGTAGCCGGTCTTGTTCTTGAACTTGTGGATGCGGATCTTGGGACCCTTGGTCTGCTCGACGACCTTGCCGGTGACCGAGACCTTCGCGAGCGCGTCGGCGTCCGTGGTGACCTCGCCGCCATCCACATACAGCACGGCGGGGAAGGTGTGCTCGGTGCCCGGCTCGCCCTCGAGCTTCTCGACCTCGACGACGTCGCCGACGGCCACCTTGTACTGCTTGCCGCCGGTCTTGACGATCGCGTACGCCGACACGGATGTCTCCTGCTAACTCGACAATAGGGTGGGGGCTTGTGCGCGCCGCCCGCGGGTTACCGCGTGCTGGTGGGCGCACAATGCTGGCCTGCCGCTACGGGCGGGCCGTCTTACAGGTTACGGGGTGGCCCATAACCGCTGACAACCGGGTGCCGAATCGGGTTGGCCAACCGGGTTGGCCAACCCGGCTGACTAGCCGTTTTCGTTGGCCCCGACCGGCGGCCCGGCCGGCCGGGAAGCCACCCGGCGGGCACGCCGCCGAGTCGTCTTCGCCGCCGGAGCGGGCACGGAGACCTCGGGGGTCGCCTCGGCCTCAGAAGCCTCGGCCTCTTGGGTCCCGGTGACCTCGTTGGTCTCGGCCGCCTGGGTTCCGGTGGCCTCGTCCGCCTGGGCGGCTTCGGTCGCCTGAGCAGCTTCGGGTGCGTGGGCAGCCTCGGGTGCCTGGGCAGCCTCGGGTGCCTGGGCAGCCTCGGGTGCCTGGGCAGCCTCGGGTGCCTGGGCAGCCTCGGGTGCCTGGGCAACTTCGGGTGCCTTCGCTGCTTCAGGTGCCTCAGGCGCCCGGCTTGCCTCGGGTGCCGGGCCTGCTTCAGCCGCCTGGGTCGCTTCGGCCGCCTGGGCGGCTTCTGGCGCCTTCGCTGCTTCGCTTACCTGGGGCGCTTCGGGCGCCTGAGCTGCCTCAGTCGCCTTGCTCGCCTCGGGTGCCTGAGCCGAGCCTGCCTGGGCCGCCTCGGGCGCTTCAGCCGCCTCCGGTGCCTTAGCTGCCTCGCTCGCCTGAGCAGCGTCGGCCTCCTCCGAGGCCTTGGCTGCCTCGGGCGCGGTGGCTGCTTCGCTCGCCTGGGCCGCGTTCGGCGCCTGGCCCGTCTCCGGAACCTTGGCTGTCTCGGGCGTCTGGGCCGTTTCGGCTGCCGGAGCGGCCTCTGGCGTGGTGGCCGTCTGGGCGGATGGGCCGCCTGCGGGCCTGGAGGCCGAGCGGCGTTCCCGACGGCGTTCCCGCTTCGCTTCGACCTTGGCTT
The genomic region above belongs to Amycolatopsis sp. YIM 10 and contains:
- the rplU gene encoding 50S ribosomal protein L21, translating into MSAYAIVKTGGKQYKVAVGDVVEVEKLEGEPGTEHTFPAVLYVDGGEVTTDADALAKVSVTGKVVEQTKGPKIRIHKFKNKTGYHKRQGHRQKLTRLEVTGITK
- the rpmA gene encoding 50S ribosomal protein L27, which translates into the protein MAHKKGASSSRNGRDSNPQYLGVKRFGGQVVKAGEILIRQRGTKFHPGVNVGRGGDDTLFALESGSVEFGSKRGRKTVNIVPVEA